Below is a genomic region from Longimicrobium sp..
GCCGCGGAGGAAACAGAGAGGACACGGAGGCACACACCGAACTCTCCGTTCTCCTTGCTGTTTCCTCTGTGTCTCTGTGTGAGCGTTGTTGTTCCTCACGGCCACGGGATCTGCGGCGAGCGGTGGAAGTTGACGCCCATCATCTCCCAGCGCGGCGCCTGCGCGGCGAGGCGTACGCGGAAGCTCTCCCAGTCCTTGGCCGCCGCCGGGCTCCAGCCGATCTCGGCGATGGCGGGGAGGCGTGGGAAGGCCATGAACTGGAGCGCCGTCATGTTCTTCACCGTTTCGCTCCACATCGGCGCCTCCACGCCGATCACGTTCGCTTCCGTGACGCCGGAGAGAAAGGATGCGGGATCCCATTCGTAGGCGTGCCGTACCTCCACGAAGCCGGCCCAGTTGAGCCCCAGCATCGTCTCGCGCGTGTAGCGCATGTCCAGGTACGCGCGGCTCGAAGGCGACAGGATCAGCTTCGCCCCCTGCCGCACCGCGGCCACCGCCGCCGAGTCGCTTCGCCACTGCTGCACGAGCGTTGTGGGACGAAGGCGCGCCTTTGCGACCTCCTCCCACCCGACCATCCGCTTGCCGTGCCGCCCAACGATCTCCTGGACGCGCTCGATGAAGCGCGCGTAGTCCGCCGGCGTGAGCGCCTCCACCTCGTCGCCGCCCACGTGGATGTACGGTCCGGGCGTGATGGCGGCGAGCTCGCGCACGACGTCGTCCACCAGCCGGTAGGTCTCCTCTTGATCGGCACACAACGCGCTGAAGCCGACCCGGATCCCGGTGTAGGGGGCGGGCGCCTGCTTCCCGCAGCTCAGCTCGGGGTAGGCGACGAGGGCCGCGTTGGTGTGCCCCGGCAGGTCGATCTCGGGGACGATGGTGATGTGGCGCTCCGCCGCGTAGCGCACGATCTCCGAGTACTCGCGCTGCGTGTAGAAGCCGCCGGGCCCTCCGCCCACCTGCGTGCTCCCGCCGACCTCCGCCAGCCGCGGCCGCGACGCGATCTCGATCCGCCACCCCTGGTCGTCGCTCAGGTGCAGGTGGAGGACGTTGATCTTGTAGAGCGCGATGGCGTCGATGTACTGCTTCACCTCGTGCACCGTGAAGAAGTGGCGCGCCACGTCCAGCATCGCCCCGCGCCAGGCGAAGCGCGGCCGGTCCCGGATCACGCCGGCGGGAATCTTCCACGGTCGCCGGGACTGCACGCTCTCCTCCGCCTCGATGCGCGGCGGCAGCATCTGCCGGAGCGTCTGCACCCCGCGGAACAGCCCCGCCGCGCGATGTGCGACCAGCGCCACGGAGTCGCGTGTGATGCGGAGCTCATAACCCTCCTCCCCCAGCGCCGCCCCCGCCGTCAGACTCAGCGAAATGCTCCCGCCCGAGGCCGAAACCGGCACCGGAAACCCCGTCGGCGTGCGCAGCATCTCCGCGAGCTGCGCACCGACCGCCTCCGCCCCCGCCTCCACGCGAATCCCCGTGGCCGCCGTGATGGCGAACGAATCCGCCTCCGCCAGCACGACCGACGCGGGCGCCGGGATGATGCGGTGCGCGACCGGCGCGCCCACAGGCGCCGGCGCGACGACCGGGGCGGTTCGGCACGCGCCCGCGCCCATCAAGCCGAACAGGGCAAGCACGAACGCACTGCGACGGGGTTTCTTCACCATGCAGCTTCGCGTGGGGAGGATGGCAACGGAAATCCGGGAGCGGATCAGTGTAGGACGAAGCTGCTCGCCGCC
It encodes:
- a CDS encoding beta-N-acetylhexosaminidase — protein: MKKPRRSAFVLALFGLMGAGACRTAPVVAPAPVGAPVAHRIIPAPASVVLAEADSFAITAATGIRVEAGAEAVGAQLAEMLRTPTGFPVPVSASGGSISLSLTAGAALGEEGYELRITRDSVALVAHRAAGLFRGVQTLRQMLPPRIEAEESVQSRRPWKIPAGVIRDRPRFAWRGAMLDVARHFFTVHEVKQYIDAIALYKINVLHLHLSDDQGWRIEIASRPRLAEVGGSTQVGGGPGGFYTQREYSEIVRYAAERHITIVPEIDLPGHTNAALVAYPELSCGKQAPAPYTGIRVGFSALCADQEETYRLVDDVVRELAAITPGPYIHVGGDEVEALTPADYARFIERVQEIVGRHGKRMVGWEEVAKARLRPTTLVQQWRSDSAAVAAVRQGAKLILSPSSRAYLDMRYTRETMLGLNWAGFVEVRHAYEWDPASFLSGVTEANVIGVEAPMWSETVKNMTALQFMAFPRLPAIAEIGWSPAAAKDWESFRVRLAAQAPRWEMMGVNFHRSPQIPWP